The nucleotide window tcTTTTGAATATAATTATATCAGAAGGAACCAAATTGTACTCGCAACACACCTCCAGTGCAGTCAGTTTAGCAGGTGTGAGTGATTCAAAGAGAAGCACTGGAGAAAATCATCATGTCTTTTCTTTCCGAAAGCCTCTGTCTTCACAAGACAGTCAGGAAGCACTACCTGTCCCTTTCCAGTGTTGCAGAGTGCCTGGTGACGTACGTTTGGGTTGATAAAACTGGAGAAAGAGTAAGATCTAAAATCAAGAGTCTGAATGAAGAACCAGCTGGAATCAGAGGTAAATAGATTAATAAACTGTAGTCCCTGTAGTTATTTTTAAAGGGGTTTAGGAACCaatattgatgtttttgaaaaaaaaatttaaaatactgtgccttcatatgtttctgtttcaaataacaatgtgttattCTAACTTTCAAAATGTTCATCCCTCACAGATATCCCAGAATGGAGTGTTGGCTGGATGATAGATGAGCTTTCAACTGAAGTAATTTTGGTCCCAGTCAGAATGTTTCGagatcctttttttcttgaccCCAATAAACTGGTTCTGTGTGAAGTGCTTTACAACAGCTATGAGCCCATAGGTAACATATTACAGTATTCCCTTATCTTACACTATACACTTTGAGTTTTGCGACATGTAAGAAGCCCAAAGCTGGGTCTGCTGCTCACTCTGATTTTAAACCTTGTGCTTTCCTTTTTCAAACAGAAAGTAATCAGCGTTCAAAGTGTGCTAAAGTCATGGAGGAAGTGAAAGAATTTCAGCCCTGGTTCGGGATGGAGCAGGAGTACACAGTTTTTGGTTTGGATGGAGAACCCTTTGGTTGGCCTTCTCAGGAATGGACATTTACAAGAGGTGAGATAAAGAGTGAATATGTAACTTTTGAACTTCACTGGAAAAAACGTATAGTAAGAATAATGACAgcatttttatgattatttattaacataAATTAAGTGTGTTATGTGATATTTTCAGTGCCAGTACAGATACATaagatgtttttcattgttttattccCAGTGTCTTGTGGTGTGGGCATTGACAAAGTGTTTGGAAGAGACATTAGTATCTGTCACTATAAAGCCTGTCTGTATGCTGGTGTAAAGATCTGTGGCACCAATGCCGAGTCATTACCCTCCCAGGTATGAAACACTTGCTTAACAAATATGGAACTATTTTACTAACAAATGTACAAATAGTAAGATTCACTCTTTTTACTACATATTAGATAAGGTTAGCCTCTAAACCTGAGGGAAATAATACTAATCCCAATCAAGATTTCAAACTGCACTAAtcaacttaataataataataataataaagaacaatgtGTCAAATGACCATGTATTAGGTGAGTGAAGTCACTTGTAATGCTGAACACACAGATAACTATCACCCAACTCATGCAGTTCTCCTCAGctataatgatgttttttgtggtttttagcTCATTATCTTTTGCTATTTATTATTGCTGCCGAAGCTCTGAAAAAGCCCCAAAACCAACCTTACTGATTATGTTACATTAGAAAGTGTTGCagtattttttcctttatttgatagttagTTATTTGATAGTTGACAGTCGTGACAGATAGGACATTTTGAGAAAGATCAAGGGTGACGACACATGACAAATTTGATCACTTCAGTTTCATATGACAAGTAAGAGTCAGTAAGTatgattaaaacatgttttatgttaagAACATGACTACATTGGCATTAGGTGAGTCGTAGTCCAGTGGACCATGATTACACATTATATGTCCATCTCTTACCCCATATTTTTCTGTCTATAGCTACACTGGCACACAGTAGACTTCAGCCCATTGAAGTCAGCccaatgtttgtttggttgtaCACAAAACCAGTTCAGAATGAAATAATTcctcagatttttttattttttaatttgcactCTGTGATCAATGGTTTTGTCTGATTAGTGGGAGTTTCAGGTTGGCCCATGTGAGGGGATTGAGATGGGGGATCATCTGTGGATAGCCCGTTACATTCTGCACCATGTGTGTGAAGACTTTGGTGTTGTCGCCTCTTTGGATGCTAAACCCATCAAGGGCATTGATGCTACTTCAGGCTGTCACACCAACTTCAGCACCCTAGAGATGAGGAGCGAAGGGGGGCTTCAGTAAGTatagaaatacacacatatcCTGTAATCCTGAAGCACAACAATAAGCTATTTAGAAAGAGAAGCATAATGAGGTTTGCTGTCTGTGAAATTACAGGTTCATTAAAGAAGCTATCAGAAGGCTGGGAAAGCGTCATTTTCAGCACCTCCAGGTTTATGATCCACATGGTGGTGCTGACAACATGACTCGTCTCACCAGTCAACGTTCTACCTCCAGTTTCCATGACTTCTCTACAGCTACAGCCTGTCGTAATGTTAGTGTTCGTATCCCTGGCTATGTTAGCCGGAGGGGCTGTGGGTACTTTGAGGACAGACGTCCTGCTGCAAACTGTGATCCTTACATGGTGACGAGGGCCTTGGTTGAAACCTGTCTCCTGGAAGCCACTGGAGAGGATGATAAGGAGGAGGAGACCATGGCTGCTTGAGAGGGGAAATGTATTGAAAACTTTGCTTTGTAGTTCAAACAGCTGAAACAATGAAATTTGTGAATTTTACATCTGCTAAATTTGCAAATTCAAATGCAGAACTTGTATGTTGTCTGAATGGAGCAAATAaattttaagtgaaatgaaCATGAAGCATATTATTTCTTCTGGACATTAAAAGTTGAGTcaatttatatacagtcaaatatcaaatgtacaatatataatTAACAGTTCTTAACCCAGCCCAAACTCTCTAAATAATATCCCCCTcgattattatattatcattataaaagGACTAAAAAATCCTCAGGGGACAAACTAGTGATTAGATTCAAAGTCcctaaatgcataaataaactTTGCAAATAAAGCTGATTTTGAGTTGGGAAATTGCAATTACAGAAGTTGGAACTGTTACAAAATGGTGTGTGACAGGAAGATTATAATGCAACAATTGGATTATCAAAGGTCCTATGCCCAAAGGGAGGTCGTTATTAAGTCCACTAATTTAATTCCAAGGAATGAGCTCAGTGAAATGGGTCCAATTAAATAACTCAAATGGAAAACTGTTTCTCGTTTTTTCACATCCAGTGGCACACTCAAATTCAACTGATCTGAgataaacatatacatttttacacttgaTAAATGATTTCgttctcttttgttttattttaaatgtattgttcgTTATTGGATATAGAGCTTTTTAACAGCACTTTATTTCAATactatgatttattttatatagcCTATGTctaatagtaataaaaatatcctaataataaattacaataaaaccactgactaataaaaataagataaaaaaatgtaGGGAATATAAAACAGTAATGCAGAAgagatcatttaaaatgacttgaCATGGTATTTGTTTTTCTCAGATAGCAAACTTTGCACAGTTTTGCGCGGCTCTGAGCTGTTTTGTTAGCAGTGAGTACCAGCTGGTGGTGCATGCGGTCCCCAGTAAATCTGCTCTGCGCTCAGAGCAGCATCACAGCTCAGTCCGACAGGACCAGGACGCGCACTTCTGTTTGAGTGACCGCTTTGCCTcgtgttgtttttctgttaataGTACAGATGGGTGGCATTCTTGATCTTTCAGTATAACATATGGTCGCGCGTAAAACCAGGCAATGAACAATACAACCAGCTTGGCACTGTTGGGAGCCGGCAGCCGGGAGGAGTTACCGACGCACCGAGCTTTAACAGGGTGCGTCCTGGCGCTGCTCATCATCTGGACACTTCTCGGCAACTTAACGGTGTGCGCAGCTGTTTGTCGCTTCCGGCACCTGCGTACCAAATTAACCAACATTTTCATCGTGTCGCTGGCTCTGTCGGACCTCCTGGTCGCCGTGCTGGTGATGCCGTGGAAAGCTGTGGCTGAGGTGGTCGGTTTCTGGCCGTTTGGAGGGTTTTGTAAGACCTGGCTGGCCTGCGACATCATGTGCTCCACGGCCTCCATCCTCAACCTGTGCATGATTAGTGTGGATCGATACTGGGCCATCTCCAACCCCTTCCTTTACGAGAGGAGTATGAACAAGAAGGTGGCCTCTGTTATGATCGGCGTGACTTGGACAGTCTCTGTGGTCATCTCCTTCGTTCCCGTGCAGCTGAACTGGCACCGGGCGGAGCTCGGTGTCCCGGCCGGGGAGGACTTGGCACTTCACGGTAAGAGTGTTGATGGGAGCTGTGACTCCAGCCTGAGTCACACGTACGCCATATCCTCCTCTCTCATCAGCTTCTACATCCCCGTTGCTATTATGATTGTCACATACACCCGCATCTACCTGATAGCCCAGACGCAGATCCGGATGATATCTTCACTGGAGCGGGCGGCCGAGCACGCACGGAATTGCCGCTCGGACGTACCTGAATTGTTTCCTCACCTGTGTGCGGAAATCAGTGCCAACTCTTATCAGTCTCAAATCAGGCTTCATCCTAATTATCAGCCCTCTAACCCCTTACACCGCGATCTGAACGTCTCTAtcagaaaagagacaaaagtcCTAAAAACTCTGAGCATCATCATGGGTGTTTTTGTCTGCTGCTGGCTGCCCTTCTTTGTCCTGAACTGCGCTCTGCCCTTCTGTCCCGGACCAGGGGCCCCGGCCGCCGAGCGTGGCCCTTACTGTGTCAGTGAAAAAACCTTCGATGTCTTCGTGTGGATCGGCTGGAGCAACTCGTCCCTGAACCCGATCATCTATGCATTCAACGCGGACTTCAGAGACGCTTTTCTGCGCCTGTTGCGTTGCCGGGGAAGAGGGTGCTGGGCCGCAGTGAGCGCAGCAGTGGAGACGGCGATGGCGAGTAACGAGGCCGGTCACATGAAGCAGGAGAGCCCACTGAACGTGAAGCTAGGCATCTCGTATACTATGAACACGAGGGGGAGCGAGGATAGTGGGAACACCACGGTGACTGTGTTTTCACACAGAGGGACAACTTCGGAGCAGGTGCTGGACACTGAGGAGAGTAACGACAAAGACAGACTGACGCATATACCCATATAGGTGACACACCTGAGGACATTTTATGTTAGAGGTTAGGGAGCAAACTGTGTGCACAACATACATAGGAAGAGGAGAGATTGCCACACACTGAATTTGATCATCTCCTTAACCTTTTAATGATGCAAAGTTTGTCCTACAAACACCCATGTGAACAAAAGCAACAGACAATTAAAGCTCCACCTACAATTAGGAGTTTACATGATAAAAATAACATCCATTATCCCCAAACAATTCATTGTGCACATAAACAGACATAATGCCCTAAAGAAAAGAGCACAGGACATCATGTgtctttcaaataaaaaaagtgggGTAATGGGTGCCATGTGATCTCTTCATGGTAGGTGGAgctgttattttctgtctttatagATACTATTACTATATTTTTGTACACAATAGATGTTTGCCTGACAAAAATATTTACTTCTGAAATGTTGCATCATTCACCTTTTTGGAAATTTTCATGTGGGCAACCTCTGCTTTTCATTAGCAGGAAGTCAGGCCTGGTTGAAAAGGGCAACAGTGACATACAGTAAGAGATACTTTGAGTAGgtgttactattatttttaagACAAGGTTAAAtcaagtgagaaaaaaaagtattagtaATTTAATTTGTCCTTTCAGTGGcacttattttaattattctgtAAGAAATAGTCATAactgacaaacagacagacacctGTATGGTCAGTCTTGAGACAAGCATGGTTAGGTGCACTCACCTTTCTCTCATTCATAGTTTTCTCAGTCTCAGTGTTAGTATATAATTGATGTTATACATGGATAATAACACACTTAATAATTAACATTTCTGTAGCAATTTTCCTAATTTCAAGAAAATTTAATACCAAACAAATAATATTATCTAACCTATTTCACCTGAAAAACAGATTTACCAGTGTCAATAGATATTTTTTGCACAGTTGCTTCCATTCAAAGGCCAGCTTTGCACTCTCCTGTTCCCCATCATTGAGAGAGAGTTATCAGAGGTCAGGATTTCTCTGAATCTCTAGAAATGGGATTATGTAACTAGCTCACATTAGCACCAGTCAGCTGTGCAGCTTGTGGGATGCACTGTTCACTCTGTTTCCCCCTTTCTATCtcctgaaagaaacaaacatgaataattTGTAAAGGTTGTTCCTGTGAAAGATGCCCTGAACAGTGAGAACACAGAAGCTTTTACAATgacaacatgcaaaaacacaagagTGATTAATGCCTATTTAGTAAGGCTGATGCAGGACCAGAGACTACAAAAGTAAAGTTGGAGATGCACAGTCCCATACCTTTCGCTGTGATAACGTTTCTACAGATTAACatctgttcatttttgtttgatgaGATTTCCTTGTTGGTGTTTaatatgaaagtgtgtgttacAACCTCAAGGAGCTGCAAGCCTTAGTGGAGCCAACAAGAGCACATTGTAATTACATCTTGAGCTACTTAGATATTTGTTGGGGGTTGTGATTACATTGCTATTACAGCATTTAAAATGACctaacatgca belongs to Scomber scombrus chromosome 2, fScoSco1.1, whole genome shotgun sequence and includes:
- the LOC133986040 gene encoding glutamine synthetase-like; the protein is MSFLSESLCLHKTVRKHYLSLSSVAECLVTYVWVDKTGERVRSKIKSLNEEPAGIRDIPEWSVGWMIDELSTEVILVPVRMFRDPFFLDPNKLVLCEVLYNSYEPIESNQRSKCAKVMEEVKEFQPWFGMEQEYTVFGLDGEPFGWPSQEWTFTRGEIKMSCGVGIDKVFGRDISICHYKACLYAGVKICGTNAESLPSQWEFQVGPCEGIEMGDHLWIARYILHHVCEDFGVVASLDAKPIKGIDATSGCHTNFSTLEMRSEGGLQFIKEAIRRLGKRHFQHLQVYDPHGGADNMTRLTSQRSTSSFHDFSTATACRNVSVRIPGYVSRRGCGYFEDRRPAANCDPYMVTRALVETCLLEATGEDDKEEETMAA
- the LOC133986051 gene encoding D(1A) dopamine receptor-like translates to MNNTTSLALLGAGSREELPTHRALTGCVLALLIIWTLLGNLTVCAAVCRFRHLRTKLTNIFIVSLALSDLLVAVLVMPWKAVAEVVGFWPFGGFCKTWLACDIMCSTASILNLCMISVDRYWAISNPFLYERSMNKKVASVMIGVTWTVSVVISFVPVQLNWHRAELGVPAGEDLALHGKSVDGSCDSSLSHTYAISSSLISFYIPVAIMIVTYTRIYLIAQTQIRMISSLERAAEHARNCRSDVPELFPHLCAEISANSYQSQIRLHPNYQPSNPLHRDLNVSIRKETKVLKTLSIIMGVFVCCWLPFFVLNCALPFCPGPGAPAAERGPYCVSEKTFDVFVWIGWSNSSLNPIIYAFNADFRDAFLRLLRCRGRGCWAAVSAAVETAMASNEAGHMKQESPLNVKLGISYTMNTRGSEDSGNTTVTVFSHRGTTSEQVLDTEESNDKDRLTHIPI